Sequence from the Hamadaea flava genome:
GAGCACCGCCTTTGCAAGGCGGGGGTTAGGAGTTCGATTCTCCTAGGCTCCACTCCTCACCATCCCGCTGATCCTTAGTGGTCTGCGATTCTCGTGAAAGAAAAATGGGGCCTCGGCGTGAGGCCCCATTTCTCTGTTAACGCGTCAGGCGCGAACTGCCTGGAGGTCTGCCGAACGAGCCGGCTGCGGCACGGTGGCGTCCGTGCGGGCGATCATCGCGGCCGGGACGGCGAGGAGGGCGATCTCCACTCCGAACAGCATCCGCTGGAGCAGCCCGTCGATCGGGTACTGCTGAAGGAACTGCGCGACGGTCCAACTCGGTGCCATGTCCGGCAGACGGCTTGCCAGGCACCCGATCATGAGTACGCAGCCCGCCACCGAAAGCGATCGAACCATCGCCGCCGTTCGGGTTGATTCGGTACGCATACGCGTCGCCAGGAAGAGCCCGGCGATCGGCAGGATGCCCAGTACGCCGACGGCCGCCACGCGGTGGATCCAGCCGGACGTCGAGGTGACCGCCGCACCGGGGTCGGTGGGGAAGAGGGCCACGAGGACCACCGAGGTGATCCAAGCGCTCAGCAGTGTGGCGGGTGCTCCCCGCAGGCGTACGCCGATCCGGCCGAGGCCCGTCGCGACGGCGGCTCCGGCGAAGGCGAGGGCGAACACCGCGCCGGTGAACAGCGTGGCCGCCTTGGCTCCGGCGTAGACGTAGAGGCTGGCCGGTGTAGCGAAGGGATTCACCTCTTCGGTGTACGCGAAGATCAGCACCAGCATCGAGATCGCCGACGCCGCGAGGGTCAGCAGAGCGGCCTTGCCGTTGCCGATTACATCGACAAATGTGGCTGTCGGGCGTCGGTAGACCTCGGGATACGTCGCGTAATTCGCCATGGATCAAGGCTCGAAGATTTTGCCTCTTTTCCGAATCCGGTGGCCTGGAGAGTTCTCTGTCGGGCTAGCCCCACCCTTAAGGGAAGGATTTCCCCCGTACGAGACGGCAACCTCGACAGCGTGTCGGACGTCTCTCACCATGGAGACACCAGCACCCTGAAGGGGGTTGATCGCCGTGGGACAGTTGACCGCCGTCCGGCCCGAGCAGGCCGAGCATGTTGACGAGTTCGATGCCTTCGTTCGCGCGCGCAAGCCTGCGCTGCTGCGGGCGGCGTACTTGCTCACCGGGGATCAGCACCTCGCTGAGGACCTCGTGCAGACCGCCTTGGCGCGTACGCACGGCTCGTGGAACCGGCTCAACGACAGCGGCAACGCCGAGGCGTACACCCGGAAGGTGATGTATCACCTGCAGGTGAGCTGGTGGCGGCGGCGCCGCGTGGCCGAGGTGCTGCCGGGGGAGTTGCCGGATCGTCAGCGCAGCCGGCTCGCTGAGGACTCTGGGCAGATCACGTTGCGGATCACCCTGCGGGCGGCGCTGTTGCGGCTGACCGCCAAGCAGCGTGCGGTCCTCGTCCTGCGGTTCTTCGAGGACCGCAGCGAGGTGGAGGCGGCGGACGCCCTCGGCGTGAGCGTCGGCACGGTCAAGTCGCAGACTTCCAAGGCACTGGCCCGGCTGCGTGAGATCGCGCCCGAGTTGGAAGGTCTGATGATCGGCGGATCGACGAAGTGAGCGAAGTCAGTCAGGTCGACGACACCCTGCGAATTCTGCTCCGAGATCTGGCCAAGGAATCCGCGCGCCCGACGATCAGGCCGGGGCGCCGGCTGTCGACTCGGCATGGCACAGTGTCGGCCATGCCGTCCCTCAGCGCACGAATCATCCTCGCCTTGACCGTCGTCTACGGCGGAGCCGTGGCGATTCTGGCGATCCTCCACTCGGACGCCGTCGGCACCTTCGCCGCCATCGGCGGAGTGGTCATCGGCATTCTCTGGGTCCTGCGCGGACTCTTCTTCCGGAACCAGGTTTGAGTTCGCAGGAACCAGAGTTCTTCAAGAAGCAGGGGCCTTCAAGAAGTACGGCTTAGGCGGCGCAGCTGTCGTCGTCGCAGGTGGCGCCCTGCGGAGCGAGCACCGTCAACGGGGAGCGGCCTTCGCGCTGGAGCACCTCGTCCAGCACTTCCCGCAGCGTTGACGGGTCCTGGGCGCCGCTGATCGCGTACTTGCCGGCGAAGACGAACGTGGGAACGCCGGTGATGCCCAGCTCCCGGCCCATCTCCAAGTCGGCCTGCACCTCTTCGAGACCGCCCGGCGACTCCAGGAATTCGCGTACCAGTCGGGCATCGTGACCGAGACCCGCGGCGACCGCGACGAGCGTGTCGAGCGAGCCGATGTCCTTGCCGTGCGTGAAGTGGGCCTCGTGCAGCGCCTCGACCATGGGGCGCTGGTCGGCGCCGTCGCGACCGGCCCACCAGATCAGCCGGTGGGAGTCGAGGGTGTTGGCGCTGATGGCCTGGTCGAAGTTCATGGTCAGGCCGACCTCGCGGCCCACCGAGGTGACCTGGGTGAACATGCGCTTGGCGTTGTCCTCGCCGCCGTAGCGGCTCCCCAACCACTGGACCAGCGGGATCCCCTCCGAAGTGGCGCTCGGGTCGAGCTGGAACGCCCGCCAGCGCAGCTTCACCGGTTCGCCGGTCTCCGTTGTGAAGCCGGACACAGCTGTCAGCACCTTCTGCTCGCCGATCCAGCACCACGGGCACACGACGTCGGAAAAGATCTCGATATCCACGCCACACTCCAACGACCCGCCGGTTACCGCGATTCCCAGATGTGGGACAAACTACTACCGGGTACGGGAAGGGGGCCGGGAGAGTGGCGTGGCAGCGATACGTGGCGCTCGGCGACAGTTTCACCGAGGGTCTGGACGACCCCGATCCGGCATTGCGTGATGTCTTCCGCGGCTGGGCCGATCTCACCGCGAGTGAACTGGCGCGCTCGTCCACCGAGTTCCAGTACGCGAACCTCGCGATCCGTGGCCGCCTCTACGACGCGATCGTCGCCGAACAGGTGGACCCGGCCCTGGCCATGAGTCCCGACCTGGTGAGCTTCGCCGCCGGCGGAAACGACGTGCTGCGCAGGTCGTGTGATCCGGTCACGCTGATGCAGCGCTTCGACGGAACGATCTCCAAGCTGCGCGCGACCGGTGCCGACGTGTTGGTCTTCCGATTCGCGAACCTCGTCGACCGGCTGCCGGGCGCGAAACTCATCGGTCCCCGCGTCCGCTTCCTGAACGAAGCCGTCGGCGACGTCGCCATCCGCCACGGTGCTCGCCTCGTCGACCTCTGGAACGACCGGGAGTTCGACAATCCAGCGATGTGGAGCGTCGACCGGCTGCACCTCGCCCCCCGTGGACACGAGCGGGTGGCGGCGCATGTCCTGACCGCACTCGACGTCAAGCCGCCCGCCGAATGGTGGGAGTCGCCGGCGTACCCGCGGAAGCGGTCGTGGCCGATCGCCCGCGCCCAGGACGTCCGCTGGGCCGGCACGCACCTCGCGCCCTGGGTCAAACGACGGCTCACCGGCCGTTCCTCCGGCGACAACATCACAGCGAAGCGGCCCACGCTACTGCCGATGTAAGTCCCAGAATTCCTCTGCAACCGCTGCACCACGTCGCGCGTGATGTGGGCACAACCGGGACGGACCTGGTTGGCGCAGGGGAGGAAAGGGGCCATGACGGCCGTGACCATGTACGGGGCCGACTCACCACCCATCCGGGTGGGAGTCGAGACGGGTGCGGACTTCGACGAGCTGTACGCCGCGAGCTTTCAAGGGCTCACGCTTCAGCTCTATGCGTACCTCGGTGATCTGGCCGAGGCGCAGGACGTAGTCCAGGAGGCGTTCTGCCGAGCCTTCGGCAAATGGAAGCAGATCCGCCGCTACGACGACCCGGTCGCCTGGGTTCGCCGGGTGGCGTGGAACCTGGCGACGAGCCGGTTCCGCAAGCAGAAGACGGCGCTGAACTTCCTGCGCCGCCAGCGTGAGGAGCGCGCGGCCGAACCGTCGCCCGACCGGGTCGCGCTCGTCCGGGCGTTGGCCGAGATCCCGCCCCAGCAGCGACGCGCCGTCGTCCTGCATTACATGGCCCAGCTTTCCGTGGCGGAGATCGCCCGCCAGGAAGGCGTCGCCGAAGGAACCGTCAAGTCTTGGCTCAGCCGAGGGCGTGCCGCCCTCGCCGGCCGCCTGTCCGACCCTGCCCAGAAGGGATTCTGATCATGAACGAGTTCGACCAGGACGCCCTG
This genomic interval carries:
- a CDS encoding DUF998 domain-containing protein — encoded protein: MANYATYPEVYRRPTATFVDVIGNGKAALLTLAASAISMLVLIFAYTEEVNPFATPASLYVYAGAKAATLFTGAVFALAFAGAAVATGLGRIGVRLRGAPATLLSAWITSVVLVALFPTDPGAAVTSTSGWIHRVAAVGVLGILPIAGLFLATRMRTESTRTAAMVRSLSVAGCVLMIGCLASRLPDMAPSWTVAQFLQQYPIDGLLQRMLFGVEIALLAVPAAMIARTDATVPQPARSADLQAVRA
- a CDS encoding SigE family RNA polymerase sigma factor, with the protein product MGQLTAVRPEQAEHVDEFDAFVRARKPALLRAAYLLTGDQHLAEDLVQTALARTHGSWNRLNDSGNAEAYTRKVMYHLQVSWWRRRRVAEVLPGELPDRQRSRLAEDSGQITLRITLRAALLRLTAKQRAVLVLRFFEDRSEVEAADALGVSVGTVKSQTSKALARLREIAPELEGLMIGGSTK
- a CDS encoding DsbA family oxidoreductase, with protein sequence MDIEIFSDVVCPWCWIGEQKVLTAVSGFTTETGEPVKLRWRAFQLDPSATSEGIPLVQWLGSRYGGEDNAKRMFTQVTSVGREVGLTMNFDQAISANTLDSHRLIWWAGRDGADQRPMVEALHEAHFTHGKDIGSLDTLVAVAAGLGHDARLVREFLESPGGLEEVQADLEMGRELGITGVPTFVFAGKYAISGAQDPSTLREVLDEVLQREGRSPLTVLAPQGATCDDDSCAA
- a CDS encoding SGNH/GDSL hydrolase family protein, producing MAWQRYVALGDSFTEGLDDPDPALRDVFRGWADLTASELARSSTEFQYANLAIRGRLYDAIVAEQVDPALAMSPDLVSFAAGGNDVLRRSCDPVTLMQRFDGTISKLRATGADVLVFRFANLVDRLPGAKLIGPRVRFLNEAVGDVAIRHGARLVDLWNDREFDNPAMWSVDRLHLAPRGHERVAAHVLTALDVKPPAEWWESPAYPRKRSWPIARAQDVRWAGTHLAPWVKRRLTGRSSGDNITAKRPTLLPM
- a CDS encoding SigE family RNA polymerase sigma factor; translated protein: MYGADSPPIRVGVETGADFDELYAASFQGLTLQLYAYLGDLAEAQDVVQEAFCRAFGKWKQIRRYDDPVAWVRRVAWNLATSRFRKQKTALNFLRRQREERAAEPSPDRVALVRALAEIPPQQRRAVVLHYMAQLSVAEIARQEGVAEGTVKSWLSRGRAALAGRLSDPAQKGF